The Pyrus communis chromosome 2, drPyrComm1.1, whole genome shotgun sequence genome includes a window with the following:
- the LOC137725896 gene encoding transcription factor MTB3-like, producing the protein MGEKFWVNEEDKVVMESVLGTEACQFLISLASENVLSELIRPPGKLGVQQGLCQLVNGSNWNYAIFWQAVSKKSGGSALIWGDGHCRDTKGGGAGDVNSSRDGSLEAMQKKEEVKKWVLEKLHACFGGLNGDIYARRLDGVSDVEMFHLTSMCYAFQLDSISHCGPGESYKSGKSIWVSDAGSCLHHYQSRSFLARLAGFQTVVFVPMKSGVVELGSVKSTSEEQSYVDMVRSAFGESSPIQAKAFPMIFGRELSLGGPKSQSVNISFTPKVEEDFAFPPESFELQSVGTSNGCRSEDSEVKLFPQMNQMMVDGFNVQTRVSSSELLKDDSSAPIDERKPRKRGRKPANGREEPLNHVEAERQRREKLNQRFYALRAVVPNISKMDKASLLGDAITYITDLQMKIRVMETEKQMVNNKGKQLPVPEIDFQERLEDAVVRMNCPLDSHPVSEVFRTLSEHKIVAQESNVSITDNDKVIHTFSIQTQSGDAEQLKEKLVACLSK; encoded by the coding sequence ATGGGTGAGAAATTTTGGGTGAATGAAGAAGACAAGGTCGTGATGGAGTCGGTACTGGGTACCGAAGCGTGCCAGTTCTTGATCTCACTGGCTTCCGAAAATGTTTTGTCAGAATTGATTAGGCCGCCGGGTAAATTGGGTGTGCAGCAGGGGCTGTGCCAGCTTGTCAATGGGTCGAATTGGAATTATGCCATTTTCTGGCAGGCTGTTAGCAAGAAATCTGGTGGATCTGCCTTGATTTGGGGTGATGGGCATTGCAGAGACACCAAGGGCGGTGGAGCTGGGGACGTGAATTCTAGTCGGGATGGTAGTTTGGAGGCAAtgcagaagaaagaagaggTGAAGAAGTGGGTGCTTGAGAAGCTCCACGCGTGTTTTGGCGGTTTGAATGGGGATATTTATGCAAGGAGGTTGGATGGGGTGTCAGATGTGGAGATGTTTCATCTCACTTCAATGTGTTATGCATTTCAACTTGATTCGATCTCACACTGCGGTCCTGGGGAGTCGTACAAGTCCGGAAAATCAATTTGGGTTTCGGATGCCGGTAGTTGTTTACATCATTACCAGTCGAGGTCATTTTTAGCAAGATTGGCTGGGTTTCAGACAGTGGTGTTTGTACCGATGAAATCAGGAGTTGTGGAACTCGGTTCGGTCAAATCAACTTCGGAAGAACAAAGTTATGTGGATATGGTCAGAAGTGCATTTGGGGAATCTAGTCCTATTCAGGCAAAGGCATTTCCAATGATATTTGGACGTGAACTAAGTCTCGGGGGTCCAAAATCACAATCCGTCAACATTTCCTTTACTCCAAAAGTAGAAGAAGATTTTGCATTTCCTCCAGAATCGTTTGAATTACAATCAGTAGGCACTTCAAATGGATGTCGAAGTGAGGATAGTGAAGTAAAACTGTTTCCGCAAATGAACCAAATGATGGTTGATGGTTTCAATGTTCAGACAAGAGTCTCAAGTTCGGAGCTGCTCAAGGATGACTCCTCGGCACCAATTGATGAGCGGAAACCcagaaagagagggagaaagcCTGCCAATGGGAGAGAAGAACCATTGAATCACGTGGAAGCAGAACGGCAGAGGCGTGAGAAGCTTAACCAGAGGTTCTATGCACTAAGAGCTGTTGTTCCTAACATATCGAAGATGGATAAAGCCTCTCTTCTTGGTGATGCCATTACCTATATCACCGATCTACAGATGAAGATCAGAGTCATGGAAACTGAAAAGCAGATGGTAAACAACAAGGGAAAGCAGTTGCCGGTTCCAGAGATTGATTTTCAGGAACGCCTCGAGGATGCAGTTGTGAGGATGAACTGCCCATTGGATTCTCACCCGGTTTCTGAAGTCTTCAGAACACTTAGCGAACATAAAATTGTAGCTCAAGAGTCTAACGTTTCCATAACAGACAACGATAAGGTTATTCATACATTCTCCATTCAAACTCAAAGCGGTGATGCCGAGCAATTAAAGGAGAAGCTGGTGGCCTGTCTTTCAAAATGA